The Candidatus Bipolaricaulota bacterium genome contains the following window.
TTGTAGTGGCGGGCCCTGTGCCCGCCGGGAGTGCGAATCGCTTCCCCGCTGTCGATCGAAACGTCGCAGACAAGCTGCGACGTTACGGATAATCCAACCTTTCGTAGCGGCGGATCTCCGTCCGCAGCTCGCTGTGGGGTATCCTACGGCATCTTTCCGCAGATTCTATCCCTGTAGCCCCGATTGCCGTGGGAGGTTCCGGCTCGTATACTGGTTGTGAGATGAGCAGGGACCTTCTTTCCGATCTTAACGAAGCACAGCTCGCCGCGGTCACGTTCGGGGACGGGCCGCTCCTCATCCTCGCTGGTGTGGGGACGGGGAAGACGACAGTGATCACCCGGCGGATCGCATGGCTGATCGCGGAGAAGCGGGCCAAGCCGGCGGAGATCCTCGGGCTGACGTTCACCGAGCGGGCAGCGGCGGAGATGGAGTCACGCGTCGATACCCTCGTCCCGTACGGGTACATCGAAGCGCGGATCGGGACGTTCCATTCGTTCTGCGAGCGGCTCCTGCGGGAGAACGCGCTCTTGTTGGGGCTATCGCCCGACTACCAGGTCCTCACTGAAGCCGAGCAGGTGATCTTCCTCAAGGAGCATCTATTCGAGCTTCCGTTGAAGCGGTACCGTCCGCTGGGAAATCCGGTCCGTCACCTGCGCGCGATCCTCACCCTGTTCTCCCGTGCCAAGGACGAGGACGTCTCTCCGGAGGAATACGCGGATTATGCGGAGGGACTGCGGGCCCGGCTCGAGGCCGAAGCGAATCTCTCTGCCGAGGAGCGGGAGCTGCTTGAGTCCGAGGCGGCGGAGCAGGAGGAGCTGGCAGCGACCTACGCCAAGTACCAGGAGCTCATGGCAAAGAAGGGGTTCGTCGACTTTGGCGATCTGATCGCCCTCTCGCTCAAGCTCCTTCGCGAGCATCCGGCGGTGCTGAAACGCTACCAGGAGAGCTTCCGCTACATCCTCGTCGACGAGTTCCAGGACACGAACTACGCCCAGTTCGAGCTCCTCAAGCTCCTCGCCGGCGCAGAACGGAACATCACGGTGTGCGGGGACGACGACCAGTCGATCTACAAGTTCCGCGGCGCGGCGATCAGCAACATCCTCAACTTCCAGGACGAGTACCCCGATGCAGAGCTCGTCGTCCTCACTGAGAACTACCGCTCCACCCAGCAGATCCTCGATGCGGCCTACCGCCTGATCCAGAACAACAACCCCGACCGGCTCGAGGTGAAGAGCGGGATCTCCAAGCGCCTCCGCGCCGTCGCCGGGGAGGGGACCCCGATCGTCCAGCACCACTTCGAGCGGTTGGATGAGGAGTGCGACTTCGTCGCCGAGGAGATCGCACGTCGGGTCAAGGAGGAAGGAAGGACGTACTCGGACTTCGCGATCCTTGTGCGCAGCAACGCCCAGGCCGACCCGTTCCTGCACGCCCTGAACCTCCTCCACATCCCGTGGCACTTCTCCGGGAGCCGCGGCCTGTACGACCGGGAGGAGATACGGACGCTGATCGCCTTCCTCCGCGTCCTCGCCGACCCGCACAACGACCTCTCCTACCACTTTCTCGCCTCCTCGGCGCTGTACTCGGTCCCGGCCGAGGACCTCGCGCTGGCGACGAGCTACGCCCGGAGGAAGAACCGCTCCCTGTACGAGGTGTTCCGGACAGCGAGCAAGAGCCCGACCTTCCTCGACCTCTCCCCTGCCGGGAGGGAGGCGATGGGGCGGCTGGCCGACGACATCGCCGAGATGCTCGGGATCGCGGCCCAGTCCAAGACGGGCGAGGTCCTCTACCGCTACCTGACTGAACGGACCGGCCTGATCGAGCGGCTATCCAACTCGACCGATCCGGCCGACGCCCTCCGCATCCAGAACATCGCGCACTTCTTCCGGATCATCGAGCGGTTCTCCCAGGTGGCGAGCTACGACCGCGTCCCGTGGTTCATCGAGTACCTCGACGCCCTGATCGAGGCGGGTGACAACCCGCCGGTCGGTGAGGCGGAGTGGGACGAGGACGCGGTGAACGTCCTCACCATCCACCAGGCGAAGGGGCTGGAGTTCCCGATCGTCTTCCTCGTCGGGCTCGTCTCCGGAAGGTTCCCATCGGCCCACCGCCGCGATCCGATCCCGCTCCCCGACGCGCTTGTCAAGGACATCCTCACCAGCGCCGACTTTCACCGCCAGGAGGAGCGGCGCCTGTTCTACGTCGGGATGACGCGGGCGAAGGAGGTGCTCTATCTCACGAGCGCTCAGGACTACGGCGGGAAACGGCCGCGCAAGCCGAGCCTGTTCGTCTCCGAGGCGCTCGATCTGCCGCCGATGAAGCTAAAAACGACCAAGGGATCGCCCCTTTCCGCCATCACCCGCCACGGCAAGGGCAAGGCCGAGTCGCCCTCCTTGGTCGACCGGGGGGAGACGATCATCGAACTCAGCCATCAGAAGATCGACGATTACCTCACCTGCCCGCTGAAGTACCGCTACATCCACGTCCTCAAGGTTCCGATCCGCCAACACCACACCGTGATCTACGGCTACGCCATCCACCAGGCGATTCGCCTCTACAACATGAACCGCCTCGCCGGGCGTGAGACCCCGCTCGATCAGCTACAGGAGGCATTCCGTAAGTACTGGCAGGCGGAGGGGTTCCTGACCCGGGCTCACGAGGAGCTCCGGTTCGAGGAGGGGATGGAGGCGCTCGCGGAGTTCCACGCCCATGCGCGCTCGGACGGGGCCCCGGCCCACGTCGAGCGGAGGTTCGCGTTCACCGAAGGCGGGGTGAAGGTCGTCGGCGTGTTCGATCGGATCGACATCGTCGACGGAGAAGGGGTGATCATCGACTACAAGACCTCGCAGATCGCCGACGAGGAGCAGGCGAACAGGCGGACCAAGGAGAGCCGGCAGCTCGCGATCTACGCGCTCGCCTACGAGAAGCTGTTCGGAAAACTCCCGGCCCGGGTGGAACTGCGCTTCCTTACCCCGAAACTGATCATCGGCCGCCACGTCCCGGATGAGAAGACGATCGCCCGCGCCCGCGCCGACATCGCGGCAGCGGAGGAGGGGATCCGCGCCGGCCGGTTCCCGGCTGCTCCCACGTACAACGCTTGCACCTACTGCCCGTTCCGCTCCATCTGTCCGGGGAAGCAGGAGGACTGACCGGCGCAGGGCGCTGTCAGCGACGCCTCCTAGGGTGGGGAGACGGGTAACAGTCCCAAGGAGAGGAGCTTGTGACGGAGGACGGCGACATCCGCTGGAGAGGCGTTGTGTTGTGCTTCCATCTCGTCGATTGCGGCGAGGAGCTGGCGCGCCGCCTCCGCCGGCGCGATCGTGTCGGCCTCCACGAGGACCATCGTGCCGGTGTACGTCACTCCATTGACTGTGGATGTCTGGACCATCTTCACCGGCCAGTCGATTTCGGTGGAATACCAGGTCGTGTCGGTTTCGTCGACGGTCATATCGGGGTGCGTGACCTGATAGTGTTCGACCAACTTCCTGCAGTGCCAGTACGTACCAGCAGGCACTGTAACGGTGACGTCATCCGCCTCCACCCGGCGAACGGTCGTCCCGGTCCCGTCGTCGGGGCAGCTCCAGGTTCGCTTCGATTCCCAGCCGGGCGGGTTCAACCGCCATAGATTGTTGTGCTGGAACTGAACGCCGA
Protein-coding sequences here:
- a CDS encoding exodeoxyribonuclease V subunit gamma, translated to MSRDLLSDLNEAQLAAVTFGDGPLLILAGVGTGKTTVITRRIAWLIAEKRAKPAEILGLTFTERAAAEMESRVDTLVPYGYIEARIGTFHSFCERLLRENALLLGLSPDYQVLTEAEQVIFLKEHLFELPLKRYRPLGNPVRHLRAILTLFSRAKDEDVSPEEYADYAEGLRARLEAEANLSAEERELLESEAAEQEELAATYAKYQELMAKKGFVDFGDLIALSLKLLREHPAVLKRYQESFRYILVDEFQDTNYAQFELLKLLAGAERNITVCGDDDQSIYKFRGAAISNILNFQDEYPDAELVVLTENYRSTQQILDAAYRLIQNNNPDRLEVKSGISKRLRAVAGEGTPIVQHHFERLDEECDFVAEEIARRVKEEGRTYSDFAILVRSNAQADPFLHALNLLHIPWHFSGSRGLYDREEIRTLIAFLRVLADPHNDLSYHFLASSALYSVPAEDLALATSYARRKNRSLYEVFRTASKSPTFLDLSPAGREAMGRLADDIAEMLGIAAQSKTGEVLYRYLTERTGLIERLSNSTDPADALRIQNIAHFFRIIERFSQVASYDRVPWFIEYLDALIEAGDNPPVGEAEWDEDAVNVLTIHQAKGLEFPIVFLVGLVSGRFPSAHRRDPIPLPDALVKDILTSADFHRQEERRLFYVGMTRAKEVLYLTSAQDYGGKRPRKPSLFVSEALDLPPMKLKTTKGSPLSAITRHGKGKAESPSLVDRGETIIELSHQKIDDYLTCPLKYRYIHVLKVPIRQHHTVIYGYAIHQAIRLYNMNRLAGRETPLDQLQEAFRKYWQAEGFLTRAHEELRFEEGMEALAEFHAHARSDGAPAHVERRFAFTEGGVKVVGVFDRIDIVDGEGVIIDYKTSQIADEEQANRRTKESRQLAIYALAYEKLFGKLPARVELRFLTPKLIIGRHVPDEKTIARARADIAAAEEGIRAGRFPAAPTYNACTYCPFRSICPGKQED